Part of the Triticum urartu cultivar G1812 chromosome 2, Tu2.1, whole genome shotgun sequence genome, ACGGAGTTCCACCCGCAGTGCGTCACGAACGCGCCGGTCGCGGCGTGCCGCAGCACCTCCACCTGCGGCGCCCACATCTTCACAACCATCCCCCTCGCGGTCGTCCTATCCAAGAACCCATCGGGGAGGAGCGCGTCCAGGTCTGGCTCCGGGCGAGGCAGGAAGTATTTGGCCGGGTCCTCGGGCGGGCTCCGCACGACCCACAGGAAGCGGTGGCCGGAGTTCTCGAGCCCGCGCGCTATCTCCTTGAGCTGCGCCGCCGACATCGCTCCCAAGCTGCCGAAGCAGAGGAACACCACGCTCCGCTCCGGCTGCTCGTCCAGCCACGACAAGCACGCGCCCTGCGCTTGTGCAGCCGCCTCGCCTTTCACGATCAGTGGCCCGATGCAGTACACCGGCGGCGTCGGGCGGCCCGGGACACAGGCGCCCTCCCGGAGCGCCGTCACGGCCCTCGCCTCCAGCCGCTCGTAGGTGTTGATGAGCAAGCCCCGGGCCTCCGGTTTGCGCCCGTATTGCCCCATCCGCACGGCGCAGGTCCGGCTCGCGCGGTCCTGCACGATCTGGGGCATGTCCGAGGCAGGGATCGGCGGGACGCCGGGGAAGCGGAGGAGATCCTTGCCCATGTCCTTGAAGTCGCCGCCGTCCGTCGTGGCGAGGTAGTGGGGGAGGTGGAGGAACGCCGCGAGGTAGGCGGCGGAGGAGGTGAAGTAGACATACGCCGGGACACCGAGTTCGTCAGCGGCGTCGAGGGCGTCGACGCAGAAGGTGTCGAGAACGAGGGCGGCGACGGAGGGGAGGGAGCGGAGGAAGGCGAGGAGGGACGGCACGGTGAGGCGGAGCGTGTCGACCATCTGCAGGTAGGGGTCCGGGTCCGGGTTGGGGTAGTCCGGGGGCGGGAGGTGGTGGAAGGAGATGGTGGGGTTGGCGGCGGCCAGGCTGGCGACGGCGGGGGCTGAGGAGGCGAAGATATCGGCGGTGGAGGCCGGAGGGGTCGGAACGGCGATGACGACGGGGATGCCGCGGCCGAGGAAGAGCTTGGCGAGCTCCACCATGGGGGTGAGGTGGCCCACGCCCAAGCAGGCGTGCAGCACCACCGCCGGATGTGGATCGGCCTCCATTGGCGACTGCCGACGACGATGCGGTCAACGGTGTGAGAGTGAGAG contains:
- the LOC125539981 gene encoding anthocyanidin 5,3-O-glucosyltransferase-like, with amino-acid sequence MEADPHPAVVLHACLGVGHLTPMVELAKLFLGRGIPVVIAVPTPPASTADIFASSAPAVASLAAANPTISFHHLPPPDYPNPDPDPYLQMVDTLRLTVPSLLAFLRSLPSVAALVLDTFCVDALDAADELGVPAYVYFTSSAAYLAAFLHLPHYLATTDGGDFKDMGKDLLRFPGVPPIPASDMPQIVQDRASRTCAVRMGQYGRKPEARGLLINTYERLEARAVTALREGACVPGRPTPPVYCIGPLIVKGEAAAQAQGACLSWLDEQPERSVVFLCFGSLGAMSAAQLKEIARGLENSGHRFLWVVRSPPEDPAKYFLPRPEPDLDALLPDGFLDRTTARGMVVKMWAPQVEVLRHAATGAFVTHCGWNSVLEAASAGVPMLCWPQYAEQRANKVFVVDEMKFGVVMEGYDEELVKAEEVEKKVRLVMESDEGGKLRGRLALAKEKAAEALADGGPSRMAFTEFLKDLKLHK